The nucleotide sequence GATTTACGTGATTTAGAAAATCAATATTTTTGGATGTAGATTCTTAAAGTCCTGAAAATCTGCGACAATCTGCGTCCCATACTATAGTAAGAGGAAACATGGAATTCTAAATCCAAAAGAGGAAAAATATGGAAGCAATCAAGCAAATTGTAAGAACACCAAAAAATCATGAAATTTTGATCAAGATCCCTGATCATGTTCCGGAAAACGATCCCGTTGAGATCATTATATTTTTCCGTAATAAGACTGAAGATTATAATAACAAAATTAATGAACTTAAAAATGCAACACAGGATAAGCTTTTCATGGGAGATTTAAGAGAGGTATCTGAAGATTTAAAATACGTTGACTTAGAGGAGTGGCAGTAATAAATGGATTTCTTTAGATGGAACGTTTACCTTGCTAATCTTGATCCAACCATTGGCTCCGAGCAAGGTAAGACTCGTCCTGTTGTGATAATTAGCGAAGGCCAAATCAATCAATTATTGCCTGTTGTAAACGTGCTTCCGATCACATCAAGAAAAGTAGGCCGAAATGTTTATCCAAACGAAGCACTGATTCCAAATGGCGTTGGAGGACTAACAAAAGAGTCCATCGTCTTATGTTATCAAATCCGAACATTGGACAAAAAGCGATTGATAAAAAAACTTGGAACGATTG is from Patescibacteria group bacterium and encodes:
- a CDS encoding type II toxin-antitoxin system PemK/MazF family toxin; amino-acid sequence: MDFFRWNVYLANLDPTIGSEQGKTRPVVIISEGQINQLLPVVNVLPITSRKVGRNVYPNEALIPNGVGGLTKESIVLCYQIRTLDKKRLIKKLGTIDSVERQKNIIDGLLFQLGMLRE